One segment of Phragmites australis chromosome 13, lpPhrAust1.1, whole genome shotgun sequence DNA contains the following:
- the LOC133888155 gene encoding uncharacterized protein LOC133888155 isoform X1 has protein sequence MAAPPSPQPRPRTPTAHSAGGGDGPVSLFLDTDLGTRLALLVAPDTTIRHLKSLVAGEHAAAFSDLGPVAVKSFQVRRKGALYHLSDLMTVTSAFTRIKGGCFLHVKMAAVAAAAATHCCQDTPAFNERKSSEGRLGIHAEKRVMELPATISEIASDVLPQRLEGGDDSAVLNNVHAHDAVPNDVVLPSSSQLNTEIKKNEAVTLASDAQAGSGPVIDKAKSCNRQIKHANRNESSNQNNIPHVVEEVHVRKEDILHGDGDQDVGVSVSDNKQVRVEEEMLKEIHAVEDLSQEKKRKKARRTGSFNTSAVDSIRADNESDTRDVNKSSRAPLKRDTTSHGDLLNTSFRQEVHENLLEGSIHLENPSTVGKKKKRKRRQLAPSEAISAQEVTKPSTGAVELSKSAGEVLPHKESQGLQDEDAYNVEWTTGDEPIVRASNAPLSSSQLNNGSQGGEHVQLVSDAHASTGLISEQENVDLVHTGYRNPSVGDTANSTADVVASEGKTTKGIGKTMKGSNPPWDGGDNHEKIKQHKHNEESHDEGVVETSNMEKDSKSTNALEKRHTNDNTSQEKKRKKAKKVSSVDMASMETAGEKDMCGYRENAAKSDIVSTEREIVHDPSMRQISSNVQQGNSGILENPTGDRKRKKKRRHNSESSKGVDPSQDLMKSSGFATHVSLIQNTNAAPLDAKQTAQGTTEGTIVSDHKKLDEILDGAAAKVIDEVLADLRSTDSLSMDLDGDLLTGQTHLSSNQNALGLPESTRVKVGLRATLPPKYPAAVHSDVPVSSPSHKKSKGKELKVLSTMIDSSHYSSGVPEEDSNTELREFDSLRFTDKTSDLKDILTGDIVAQADEKPKATKRQRKNISLKQVPSKYGKATQSSDEQVNQVVTEDLKGADATQADLVPGGSVIDAPSITVGKVQQKGKRSSKAQVHIIQETYNSTHGHERHLAKDSQDELTDIAGTHDNENAASAPTELPVVQKDATTLKPASPNARKGRKKSSNSELQSRDSALEHGSNADLTNSRAEQGMVSPKNSADAVQQNYHNMVHPASDEINFLDHFSCSKMNNPSVSAENKQNNEDENAIEMKNKRKNKRKQGTGTIEPNDILESLPPTDKTSLTDHFGTSEVAVPSVPAENMTREFENLKKSKEKKKRKRKSNLEDPAAEKENPNCDHQDIDIGTQDSQHSVVQKGTMGQDSGKENNDKVTQNASMMLQEPEDATCGSTLEKKLHQSNVDSQDNLPIDEDHAHMSKGQRESASQTKPYAKSRNHDESINRRAGPNPNAVSKLVKSFSMSPPASSDSTEGTPQNANRYRVAVRKVPRKRYEQTSDKSKKESRKAGSGAIFNDAISEGSDDALDTKSAKAAMEASSDNSSTSADSGVSSAAYDESAVPDDDGTVSLSQRSLKDGLHIGSILRGSSSYKKARQKQTEDLDDDIVVPDSQPADGV, from the exons ATGGCTGCCCCGCCGTCGCCGCAGCCGCGGCCGCGGACGCCGACGGCGCACTCCGCCGGCGGAGGAGACGGCCCTGTCTCCCTCTTCCTCGACACCGACCTCGGCACCCGCCTCGCCCTGCTCGTTGCCCCCGACACCACCATCCGCCACCTAAAGT CGCTGGTGGCCGGGGAGCATGCTGCCGCCTTCTCCGACCTCGGCCCCGTCGCCGTCAAGTCCTTCCAG GTCCGCCGGAAGGGTGCATTGTATCACCTCTCTGATTTGATGACAGTGACAAGTGCCTTCACCAGAATCAAGGGTGGATGCTTTCTTCATGTCAagatggcagcggtggcggcggcggcggccacacACTGCTGCCAAGACACTCCAGCATTCAATGAAAGGAAATCGAGTGAAGGTCGTCTTGGAATTCATGCAGAGAAGCGTGTTATGGAGCTGCCTGCGACAATATCAGAAATTGCTAGTGATGTGCTTCCTCAACGGCTTGAAG GTGGTGATGATTCTGCAGTGTTGAATAATGTTCACGCACATGATGCAGTGCCAAATGATGTCGTGTTGCCATCCTCATCACAGCTAAACACTGAAATAAAGAAGAATGAAGCAGTAACTCTGGCGAGTGATGCACAAGCAGGATCTGGTCCAGTTATTGATAAAGCAAAGAGTTGCAATCGCCAGATAAAACATGCTAATCGAAATGAATCttcaaatcaaaataatatacCACATGTTGTAGAGGAGGTGCACGTGAGAAAGGAAGACATTTTGCATGGTGATGGAGACCAAGATGTTGGTGTTTCTGTTTCTGACAACAAGCAAGTCAGGGTAGAGGAGGAAATGTTGAAAGAGATACATGCAGTGGAAGATCTTTCTCAAGAAAAGAAGCGTAAAAAGGCTAGGAGGACTGGTTCTTTCAACACATCAGCTGTAGATTCTATTAGAGCAGATAATGAGTCTGATACCAGAGATGTGAATAAATCAAGTAGGGCTCCACTAAAAAGGGACACTACTTCTCATGGGGATCTTTTAAATACTTCTTTTCGGCAAGAAGTCCATGAAAATTTACTTGAGGGTTCTATCCATCTGGAAAACCCAAGCACTGttggaaagaagaagaaaaggaaaaggcgtCAATTGGCTCCTTCGGAAGCTATTTCTGCTCAAGAAGTGACAAAACCATCAACTGGGGCAGTGGAGTTATCAAAATCCGCAGGCGAAGTTCTGCCTCACAAAGAGAGCCAAGGGCTACAAG ATGAGGATGCATATAATGTTGAATGGACTACCGGGGATGAACCTATAGTCAGAGCATCCAATGCGCCTCTTTCATCATCACAACTCAATAATGGAAGCCAGGGGGGAGAACATGTTCAGCTTGTGAGTGATGCTCATGCATCTACTGGTCTAATTTCTGAACAAGAGAATGTTGATCTTGTGCATACAGGATACAGAAATCCTTCTGTTGGAGATACTGCTAATTCTACAGCTGATGTTGTAGCTAGTGAAggaaaaactacaaaaggaaTAGGAAAAACTATGAAGGGAAGCAACCCCCCTTGGGATGGAGGGGATAATCATGAGAAAATCAAACAACATAAACACAATGAGGAAAGTCATGATGAAGGTGTAGTTGAAACAAGCAACATGGAGAAAGATAGCAAAAGTACAAATGCCTTGGAGAAGAGGCATACAAATGATAATACTTCTCAAGAGAAGAAGCGTAAGAAAGCAAAGAAGGTTAGTTCTGTTGACATGGCTTCCATGGAAACTGCTGGTGAAAAAGATATGTGTGGGTATAGAGAGAATGCAGCAAAATCAGATATTGTTTCTACTGAAAGGGAGATTGTCCATGACCCTTCTATGCGACAGATCTCAAGCAATGTGCAGCAAGGGAATTCAGGTATACTAGAAAATCCAACTGGTGATAGAAAgcgaaagaaaaagagaagacaCAACTCAGAATCCTCAAAGGGGGTTGATCCTTCTCAAGATCTGATGAAATCGTCTGGATTTGCTACACATGTAAGCTTGATACAAAACACAAATGCCGCTCCTCTAGATGCCAAGCAAACAGCACAAGGCACTACAGAAGGAACAATAGTTAGTGACCacaagaagcttgatgaaatCCTGGATGGAGCAGCGGCTAAAGTGATTGATGAGGTGTTGGCAGATCTTAGATCCACAGACAGCTTAAGTATGGATTTGGATGGAGATCTGTTAACAGGACAAACTCACCTAAGCAGCAATCAGAATGCACTTGGACTTCCTGAATCCACTAGAGTTAAAGTTGGTCTTAGAGCAACATTACCTCCAAAATATCCAGCAGCAGTTCACTCTGATGTGCCCGTTAGCTCACCTAGCCATAAGAAGTCTAAGGGTAAAGAATTGAAAGTGCTGTCAACCATGATTGACTCATCTCATTATTCAAGTGGTGTGCCTGAAGAAGATTCTAATACAGAATTAAGAGAGTTTGATTCTTTGAGGTTCACTGACAAAACaagtgatcttaaggatatttTAACTGGAGATATAGTAGCACAAGCCGATGAAAAGCCCAAAGCTACTAAGCGTCAGAGAAAGAATATTTCCTTAAAGCAGGTTCCGTCAAAGTATGGTAAGGCTACTCAATCTTCGGACGAGCAAGTCAACCAGGTTGTGACAGAGGACTTGAAGGGAGCTGATGCTACCCAGGCAGATTTGGTTCCAGGAGGTTCTGTAATTGACGCTCCTTCAATTACTGTTGGAAAAGTACAGCAGAAAGGCAAAAGGTCTTCCAAGGCTCAGGTTCATATAATACAAGAAACTTATAATTCTACCCATGGGCATGAGAGACACTTAGCTAAGGATAGCCAGGATGAATTAACTGACATCGCTGGGACCCATGATAATGAAAATGCAGCCAGTGCTCCAACAGAGTTGCCAGTAGTTCAGAAAGATGCCACAACTCTCAAACCTGCCAGCCCTAATGCTCGTAAGGGAAGGAAGAAATCTTCAAACTCTGAACTTCAGAGTCGGGATTCTGCTCTTGAACATGGTTCCAATGCAGATTTGACGAACTCCAGGGCTGAACAGGGTATGGTTAGTCCTAAAAATTCTGCTGACGCTGTtcaacaaaattatcataacaTGGTTCATCCTGCTAGTGATGAAATCAATTTCCTTGATCATTTTAGCTGTAGCAAGATGAATAATCCATCAGTTTCTgcagaaaacaaacaaaacaatgAAGATGAAAATGCAATCGAAATGAAGAATAAAaggaagaacaaaagaaaacaaggtACTGGTACCATTGAACCAAATGATATTCTAGAATCTCTTCCTCCTACAGACAAAACTAGCTTAACCGATCATTTTGGTACTAGTGAAGTGGCTGTGCCATCTGTTCCAGCAGAAAACATGACCAGAGAATTTGAGAATTTGAAGAAAAgtaaggagaaaaagaagagaaaaagaaaatctaaCTTGGAAGATCCTGCTGCTGAAAAGGAGAATCCTAATTGTGATCATCAAGACATTGATATTGGTACCCAAGATTCTCAGCATTCTGTTGTACAGAAAGGAACAATGGGGCAGGACAGTGGAAAAGAGAATAACGATAAAGTTACTCAGAATGCCAGTATGATGCTACAGGAGCCTGAAGATGCCACATGTGGTAGCACTCTTGAAAAGAAGCTCCATCAAAGTAATGTTGATAGTCAGGACAATTTGCCAATCGATGAGGATCATGCACATATGAGCAAAGGACAAAGGGAGTCCGCTTCTCAGACAAAGCCTTATGCTAAGAGTAGAAACCATGATGAGTCTATCAATAGAAGGGCAGGTCCAAATCCCAATGCTGTAAGCAAACTTGTGAAGAGCTTTTCAATGAGCCCACCAGCATCAAGTGACAGCACAGAGGGCACACCACAAAATGCTAACCGATATAGAGTTGCAGTACGGAAAGTTCCGAGAAAAAGGTATGAGCAGACTAGTGACAAATCCAAAAAAGAGAGTAGGAAGGCTGGCTCAGGTGCAATATTCAATGATGCTATCAGTGAAGGCTCTGATGATGCTTTGGACACCAAGAGTGCAAAGGCTGCCATGGAAGCATCATCAGATAATTCGTCCACATCTGCTGACTCAG GTGTTTCATCTGCAGCCTATGATGAAAGCGCAGTGCCTGATGATGATGGCACTGTATCATT ATCACAGAGGAGTCTCAAAGATGGGCTGCACATTGGCTCTATCCTTCGGGGTTCCAGTAGCTATAAGAAGGCGAGGCAGAAGCAAACAGAGGATTTGGATGATGACATCGTGGTGCCTGATAGCCAGCCAGCGGATGGCGTTTGA